From Harpia harpyja isolate bHarHar1 chromosome 19, bHarHar1 primary haplotype, whole genome shotgun sequence, one genomic window encodes:
- the PPARD gene encoding peroxisome proliferator-activated receptor delta isoform X1, producing MEQLQEEVPEVKEEEEEEAVMVASGASDPSGGPDSSLPSSSYTDLSQSSSPSLSDQLQMGCEEAASGALNVECRVCGDKASGFHYGVHACEGCKGFFRRTIRMKLKYEKCERSCKIQKKNRNKCQYCRFQKCLSLGMSHNAIRFGRMPEAEKRKLVAGLTASEISCQNPQVADLKAFSKHIYNAYLKNFNMTKKKARGILTGKASSTPQPFVIHDMDTLWQAEKGLVWKQLVNGIPPYKEIGVHVFYRCQCTTVETVRELTEFAKSIPSFIGLYLNDQVTLLKYGVHEAIFAMLASIMNKDGLLVANGNGFVTREFLRSLRKPFSEIMEPKFEFAVKFNALELDDSDLSLFVAAIILCGDRPGLMNVKQVEEIQDNILQALEFHLQSNHPDAQYLFPKLLQKMADLRQLVTEHAQLVQKIKKTETETSLHPLLQEIYKDMY from the exons ATGGAACAACTACAGGAGGAGGTACCTGAGGtcaaggaagaggaggaggaagaggcagtgaTGGTGGCAAGCGGAGCCTCGGACCCAAGTGGAGGACCAGACAGCTCGCTGCCTTCAAGCAGCTACACAG ACCTTTCGCagagctcctctccctccctgtcgGACCAACTGCAGATGGGCTGTGAGGAGGCAGCCTCGGGAGCATTGAACGTGGAGTGCAGGGTCTGCGGAGACAAAGCCTCGGGGTTTCACTATGGCGTGCACGCCTGCGAGGGCTGCAAG GGTTTCTTCCGCCGGACGATCCGCATGAAGCTGAAGTATGAGAAGTGCGAGAGGAGCTGCAAGATTCAGAAGAAGAACCGAAACAAGTGCCAGTACTGCCGCTTCCAGAAATGCCTCTCGCTGGGCATGTCACATAACG caATCCGCTTTGGCCGCATGCCGGAGGCAGAGAAAAGGAAGTTGGTGGCAGGGCTGACGGCGAGTGAAATCAGCTGCCAGAACCCACAGGTGGCTGACCTGAAAGCTTTCTCCAAGCACATCTACAATGCCTACCTGAAAAATTTCAACATGACCAAAAAGAAGGCGAGAGGTATCTTGACCGGGAAGGCCAGCAGCACCCCA CAGCCGTTTGTGATCCATGACATGGACACCTTGTGGCAGGCAGAAAAGGGGCTGGTATGGAAACAGCTAGTGAACGGCATTCCCCCCTACAAGGAGATCGGGGTGCATGTTTTCTACCGCTGCCAGTGCACCACAGTGGAGACTGTGCGGGAGCTCACCGAGTTCGCCAAGAGTATCCCCAGCTTCATAGGCCTCTACTTGAACGACCAAGTGACTCTGCTGAAGTACGGGGTGCATGAGGCCATCTTCGCCATGCTGGCCTCTATCATGAACAAGGACGGGCTGTTGGTGGCCAATGGGAACGGCTTCGTGACCCGCGAGTTCTTGCGTAGCCTGCGCAAGCCCTTCAGTGAGATCATGGAGCCCAAATTTGAGTTTGCTGTGAAGTTCAATGCGCTGGAGCTGGATGACAGTGACCTGTCTCTGTTTGTGGCTGCCATTATCCTGTGCGGAG ACCGTCCTGGCCTGATGAACGTGAAGCAGGTGGAGGAGATCCAAGACAACATCCTGCAAGCGCTGGAGTTTCACCTGCAGTCCAACCACCCGGATGCCCAGTACCTCTTCCCCAAGCTGCTGCAGAAGATGGCTGACCTGCGGCAGCTGGTGACGGAGCACGCCCAGCTGGTGCAGAAGAtcaagaagacagagacagagacGTCTCTGCACCCACTTCTGCAGGAGATCTACAAGGACATGTACTAA
- the PPARD gene encoding peroxisome proliferator-activated receptor delta isoform X2 has product MEQLQEEVPEVKEEEEEEAVMVASGASDPSGGPDSSLPSSSYTDLSQSSSPSLSDQLQMGCEEAASGALNVECRVCGDKASGFHYGVHACEGCKGFFRRTIRMKLKYEKCERSCKIQKKNRNKCQYCRFQKCLSLGMSHNAIRFGRMPEAEKRKLVAGLTASEISCQNPQVADLKAFSKHIYNAYLKNFNMTKKKARGILTGKASSTPPFVIHDMDTLWQAEKGLVWKQLVNGIPPYKEIGVHVFYRCQCTTVETVRELTEFAKSIPSFIGLYLNDQVTLLKYGVHEAIFAMLASIMNKDGLLVANGNGFVTREFLRSLRKPFSEIMEPKFEFAVKFNALELDDSDLSLFVAAIILCGDRPGLMNVKQVEEIQDNILQALEFHLQSNHPDAQYLFPKLLQKMADLRQLVTEHAQLVQKIKKTETETSLHPLLQEIYKDMY; this is encoded by the exons ATGGAACAACTACAGGAGGAGGTACCTGAGGtcaaggaagaggaggaggaagaggcagtgaTGGTGGCAAGCGGAGCCTCGGACCCAAGTGGAGGACCAGACAGCTCGCTGCCTTCAAGCAGCTACACAG ACCTTTCGCagagctcctctccctccctgtcgGACCAACTGCAGATGGGCTGTGAGGAGGCAGCCTCGGGAGCATTGAACGTGGAGTGCAGGGTCTGCGGAGACAAAGCCTCGGGGTTTCACTATGGCGTGCACGCCTGCGAGGGCTGCAAG GGTTTCTTCCGCCGGACGATCCGCATGAAGCTGAAGTATGAGAAGTGCGAGAGGAGCTGCAAGATTCAGAAGAAGAACCGAAACAAGTGCCAGTACTGCCGCTTCCAGAAATGCCTCTCGCTGGGCATGTCACATAACG caATCCGCTTTGGCCGCATGCCGGAGGCAGAGAAAAGGAAGTTGGTGGCAGGGCTGACGGCGAGTGAAATCAGCTGCCAGAACCCACAGGTGGCTGACCTGAAAGCTTTCTCCAAGCACATCTACAATGCCTACCTGAAAAATTTCAACATGACCAAAAAGAAGGCGAGAGGTATCTTGACCGGGAAGGCCAGCAGCACCCCA CCGTTTGTGATCCATGACATGGACACCTTGTGGCAGGCAGAAAAGGGGCTGGTATGGAAACAGCTAGTGAACGGCATTCCCCCCTACAAGGAGATCGGGGTGCATGTTTTCTACCGCTGCCAGTGCACCACAGTGGAGACTGTGCGGGAGCTCACCGAGTTCGCCAAGAGTATCCCCAGCTTCATAGGCCTCTACTTGAACGACCAAGTGACTCTGCTGAAGTACGGGGTGCATGAGGCCATCTTCGCCATGCTGGCCTCTATCATGAACAAGGACGGGCTGTTGGTGGCCAATGGGAACGGCTTCGTGACCCGCGAGTTCTTGCGTAGCCTGCGCAAGCCCTTCAGTGAGATCATGGAGCCCAAATTTGAGTTTGCTGTGAAGTTCAATGCGCTGGAGCTGGATGACAGTGACCTGTCTCTGTTTGTGGCTGCCATTATCCTGTGCGGAG ACCGTCCTGGCCTGATGAACGTGAAGCAGGTGGAGGAGATCCAAGACAACATCCTGCAAGCGCTGGAGTTTCACCTGCAGTCCAACCACCCGGATGCCCAGTACCTCTTCCCCAAGCTGCTGCAGAAGATGGCTGACCTGCGGCAGCTGGTGACGGAGCACGCCCAGCTGGTGCAGAAGAtcaagaagacagagacagagacGTCTCTGCACCCACTTCTGCAGGAGATCTACAAGGACATGTACTAA